A genomic segment from Alphaproteobacteria bacterium encodes:
- the tagH gene encoding type VI secretion system-associated FHA domain protein TagH, protein MAASLTLRILSGPPTERAPSPLTLAGGRATIGRRDGNSWVLPDASAGVSREHAVIEGAQGGWQIVDKSANGTFVNGQNVGNGNAWPLNAGDSIRIGGYEIAVEVDGGQGDFGGPVAGPPTIGNDSFDLGDLARSDFNAPRAAPRGPSPLDPMAEERPPELPASNDLFGELGDNRTPLSPDGSMADPFNAPEQRGLGGPLPDPSPFGASPQGGSPFGGPGQDNWSGGPIGDGDPLAPPQPPPQRSAFTNTPDPLAALPDPFDQQPLAPDDRHAPMPQSPFAMQPVALPNPVGPDPQQALPTDWDSSTPRGLSTPPAELDPIEAALAGLAPKSGASQSVTPDPGLDRAFGEQPAPPPPHQPANRPRPQAPAPRPAASPPPPTPPARAVPPIAPATDDWVDAPPPSMADNLFGDAGANAPPSGLESGLSPTPIPADDPFAGPSGRQPSGRISVSKVAFPPAGAPVAPAPPRPTPAVPSPPPPPPQRRTADAQPSAPSPALAGDDLLRAFLDGAGIENLPPNTDPATALRTLGASTRAIVSTLARLLEARRLLKGEFRISQTVVAARENNPLKFSADESEMLLVMLGAVRPGFQSGQAAVWDAGKDLEAHQLALLAAFRAVLDAVLARLSPEAVAAAGGNEGGGVFGRRKETVYWEHYTKAYGEVKQDVGNTLAGRIGQIFAEAYERENSKKGGSR, encoded by the coding sequence ATGGCTGCATCCCTTACCCTTCGTATCCTATCGGGGCCGCCGACCGAGCGCGCGCCCTCGCCGCTCACGCTCGCCGGCGGCCGCGCGACGATTGGCCGTCGCGACGGAAACTCCTGGGTCCTGCCCGATGCTTCCGCCGGCGTGTCGCGCGAGCATGCGGTGATCGAGGGCGCGCAGGGCGGCTGGCAGATCGTCGACAAGTCTGCCAACGGTACCTTCGTCAACGGCCAGAACGTCGGCAACGGCAACGCCTGGCCACTCAACGCGGGCGACTCGATCCGCATCGGCGGCTACGAGATCGCCGTCGAGGTGGACGGCGGCCAGGGTGATTTCGGTGGCCCGGTGGCCGGGCCGCCGACCATCGGCAACGACTCGTTCGATCTCGGCGACCTCGCACGGTCGGATTTCAACGCGCCGCGCGCCGCGCCACGGGGTCCCTCGCCCCTCGATCCGATGGCGGAGGAGCGACCACCGGAGCTGCCGGCGAGCAACGACCTCTTTGGCGAGCTCGGTGACAATCGCACGCCCCTGTCGCCTGACGGCAGCATGGCCGATCCATTCAATGCGCCCGAGCAGCGCGGTCTCGGCGGCCCGCTGCCGGATCCCTCGCCGTTCGGCGCGTCGCCACAGGGCGGGTCGCCCTTCGGTGGACCGGGCCAGGACAATTGGAGTGGCGGTCCCATAGGTGACGGCGATCCGCTGGCACCGCCGCAACCCCCGCCGCAGCGTTCGGCGTTCACCAACACGCCGGATCCGCTGGCGGCACTGCCCGACCCCTTCGACCAGCAGCCACTGGCACCGGACGACCGGCACGCGCCGATGCCCCAGTCGCCCTTTGCCATGCAGCCAGTGGCGCTTCCGAACCCGGTGGGACCCGACCCCCAGCAGGCGTTGCCGACCGACTGGGATTCTTCGACGCCGCGCGGCCTGAGCACGCCGCCGGCCGAGCTCGATCCGATCGAGGCCGCGCTCGCCGGCCTCGCGCCCAAATCGGGCGCTTCGCAGTCCGTCACGCCGGATCCAGGACTCGACCGCGCATTCGGCGAGCAGCCGGCGCCGCCCCCACCGCATCAGCCCGCCAATCGACCGCGTCCGCAGGCGCCCGCGCCGCGCCCGGCTGCCTCGCCACCACCACCCACCCCCCCAGCGCGCGCAGTACCGCCAATCGCGCCAGCGACGGACGACTGGGTCGACGCGCCGCCGCCATCGATGGCCGACAACCTGTTTGGCGATGCGGGCGCCAATGCGCCGCCGTCGGGTCTGGAGAGCGGACTGTCGCCGACGCCGATCCCGGCCGACGATCCGTTCGCCGGACCATCAGGCCGGCAGCCATCGGGGCGCATCTCGGTTTCGAAGGTCGCTTTCCCGCCCGCAGGCGCGCCGGTAGCGCCTGCGCCGCCCAGACCGACTCCCGCCGTGCCATCGCCGCCACCTCCACCGCCGCAGCGCCGCACGGCCGACGCGCAGCCTTCGGCTCCGTCGCCCGCCTTGGCTGGCGACGATCTGTTGCGCGCGTTCCTTGACGGCGCTGGCATCGAGAATCTGCCGCCCAACACCGACCCGGCAACGGCACTCAGGACGCTGGGCGCTTCAACGCGCGCCATCGTCTCGACGCTTGCGCGGCTGCTCGAGGCCCGCCGTCTGCTCAAGGGCGAGTTCCGCATCAGCCAGACCGTGGTCGCGGCACGCGAGAACAACCCGCTGAAGTTCTCCGCCGACGAGTCGGAGATGCTGCTGGTGATGCTGGGCGCGGTGCGGCCTGGCTTCCAGTCCGGCCAGGCTGCGGTCTGGGACGCCGGCAAGGACCTCGAGGCGCATCAGCTGGCCCTGCTCGCCGCCTTCCGTGCCGTGCTCGATGCCGTGCTGGCGCGGCTGTCGCCGGAGGCCGTCGCCGCTGCCGGTGGCAATGAAGGCGGTGGCGTCTTCGGCCGCCGCAAGGAAACCGTCTATTGGGAGCACTACACCAAGGCCTATGGCGAGGTGAAGCAGGACGTCGGCAACACGCTGGCCGGCCGCATCGGCCAGATCTTCGCCGAGGCCTATGAGCGCGAGAACAGCAAGAAGGGCGGGTCGCGTTGA
- the tssI gene encoding type VI secretion system tip protein VgrG → MATITDAKRWLQLTTPLGKDQMILTGFSGEEAINGFFSFRLDAISPKEDIKPTDLLGKEVTFSVASGDSAKRFFHGFVSRMSSGGAIDHWGDGTNYFVYHLEVVPEYWFLTHRVDCRIFQEKTTKAIIEEVLSTAGAKAATKLPTGRTWEYCVQYLESDWAFIERLAQEEGWVWFIRHKDGANELHVGEDAGVYYGIEMANVEMDAEGTANNVVNAFDQEYRFLPTKWANEDYDFKAPSKDLLVSTNSVTKSGKSGQYEVYDFPGNYIDKGNADGKGDRIAKRRIEALEANYKLAEGHGAVRFFEAGGYFTLKGHRFKSEDGKQWVIARVRHAASGAGHAAGAGGAYTYGNSFVVAPKETVLRPARTTPRPIIAGPQTAVVVGPAGEEIDVDQYGRIHVQFHWDRLGTKDEKSSCWIRVAQSWAGPQWGTVFTPRIGMEVVVEFLDGDPDRPLVTGCVYNGDNMPPWALPGNKTQSGIETRSSKGGAKADTNIFRFEDKKAAEIIYMHAQKDHVVEVEHDENITIDNDQTRHIKNNQTLKVDNNQSETIKQNRDTTITQGNDTYKLSMGNLKEDISMGNRTTTIAMGNDKLGISLGKQDVEAMQSIELKVGSSSVKLDQMGVTIKGMMIKVDGQMIVDIKGGLMTTVKGGAILILKGGITLIN, encoded by the coding sequence ATGGCTACGATCACTGACGCTAAACGCTGGCTGCAGCTCACGACTCCGTTGGGCAAGGATCAGATGATCCTGACCGGATTTTCCGGCGAGGAAGCGATCAACGGATTCTTCTCCTTCCGCCTGGACGCGATCTCGCCCAAGGAAGACATCAAGCCGACCGACCTGCTGGGCAAGGAGGTCACCTTCAGCGTCGCCTCGGGTGACAGTGCCAAGCGCTTCTTCCACGGCTTCGTAAGCCGCATGAGCTCGGGCGGCGCGATCGACCACTGGGGCGACGGCACGAACTACTTTGTCTATCACCTTGAGGTCGTGCCGGAGTACTGGTTCCTCACCCATCGCGTCGATTGTCGCATATTCCAGGAGAAGACGACAAAGGCGATCATCGAGGAGGTGCTGTCGACAGCCGGCGCCAAGGCGGCGACGAAGCTGCCGACCGGCCGCACCTGGGAGTACTGCGTGCAGTACCTCGAAAGCGACTGGGCCTTCATCGAACGCCTGGCCCAGGAGGAAGGCTGGGTGTGGTTCATCCGCCACAAGGACGGCGCCAACGAGCTGCATGTCGGCGAGGACGCCGGCGTCTACTACGGCATCGAGATGGCGAATGTCGAGATGGACGCCGAAGGGACCGCCAACAACGTGGTCAATGCCTTCGACCAGGAATACCGCTTCCTGCCGACCAAGTGGGCGAACGAGGACTACGACTTCAAGGCGCCGTCGAAGGACCTGCTGGTCTCGACCAACAGCGTCACCAAGTCCGGCAAGTCGGGCCAGTACGAGGTCTACGACTTTCCGGGCAACTACATCGACAAGGGCAATGCCGACGGCAAGGGCGACCGGATCGCCAAGCGCCGCATCGAGGCGCTGGAGGCCAACTACAAGCTCGCCGAGGGCCACGGCGCCGTGCGCTTCTTCGAGGCCGGCGGCTATTTCACGCTGAAGGGCCACCGCTTCAAGAGCGAGGACGGCAAGCAGTGGGTCATCGCCCGCGTGCGCCATGCCGCGTCGGGCGCCGGCCATGCCGCGGGCGCGGGCGGCGCGTACACCTACGGCAACAGCTTCGTCGTCGCGCCCAAGGAAACCGTGCTGCGGCCGGCGCGCACGACGCCACGGCCGATCATCGCCGGGCCACAGACCGCGGTAGTCGTCGGACCGGCAGGCGAAGAGATCGACGTCGACCAGTACGGCCGCATCCACGTGCAGTTCCACTGGGATCGCCTGGGCACGAAGGACGAGAAGAGCTCATGCTGGATCCGCGTGGCGCAGTCCTGGGCCGGTCCGCAATGGGGCACGGTCTTCACGCCGCGCATCGGCATGGAGGTCGTGGTCGAGTTCCTCGACGGCGATCCCGACCGGCCGCTGGTCACCGGCTGCGTATACAACGGCGACAACATGCCGCCCTGGGCGCTGCCGGGAAACAAGACGCAAAGCGGCATCGAGACGCGCAGCTCCAAGGGCGGCGCCAAGGCCGACACCAACATCTTCCGCTTCGAGGACAAGAAGGCGGCCGAGATCATCTACATGCACGCCCAGAAGGACCACGTGGTCGAGGTCGAGCATGACGAGAACATCACCATCGACAACGACCAGACGCGGCACATCAAGAACAACCAGACCCTGAAGGTCGACAACAACCAGTCGGAGACGATCAAGCAGAACCGCGACACGACGATTACCCAGGGCAACGACACCTACAAGCTGAGCATGGGTAATCTCAAGGAAGACATCAGCATGGGCAATCGCACGACGACGATTGCCATGGGCAACGACAAGCTTGGCATCAGCCTGGGCAAGCAGGACGTCGAGGCGATGCAGAGCATCGAGTTGAAGGTCGGCAGTTCCTCGGTCAAGCTCGACCAGATGGGCGTGACCATCAAGGGCATGATGATCAAGGTCGACGGCCAGATGATAGTCGACATAAAGGGCGGACTGATGACGACGGTCAAAGGCGGGGCGATCCTCATCCTCAAGGGTGGCATAACGCTCATCAACTGA
- a CDS encoding type VI secretion system tube protein Hcp, with amino-acid sequence MAIYMEYDGGGVAGDSTAESHTNWITLQSCQWGIGRGISTPVGSAENREASTCNVSEIVVTKMLDSASGPLWQELVKNTDGKDVTIDFTSTSGGADNTFMYIKLTNTLVSGMSFSSGGDRPHESLSLNFTKIETKYLEQAFTGTDATGGSVITYDLALSKAT; translated from the coding sequence ATGGCTATTTATATGGAATACGATGGCGGCGGCGTCGCGGGCGACTCGACGGCGGAATCGCACACCAACTGGATCACGCTGCAATCCTGCCAGTGGGGCATCGGTCGCGGCATCTCCACCCCGGTGGGCAGCGCCGAGAATCGCGAAGCCTCGACCTGCAACGTGAGCGAGATCGTGGTGACCAAGATGCTGGACTCGGCCTCGGGCCCGCTCTGGCAGGAACTGGTCAAGAACACCGACGGCAAGGACGTCACGATCGACTTCACGTCGACCAGCGGCGGCGCCGACAACACTTTCATGTACATCAAGCTGACGAACACGCTGGTCAGCGGCATGTCCTTCTCTTCGGGCGGCGATCGCCCGCACGAGTCGCTGTCGCTGAACTTCACCAAGATCGAGACCAAGTACCTCGAGCAGGCCTTCACCGGCACGGACGCGACCGGTGGCAGCGTGATCACCTACGATCTCGCCCTGTCCAAGGCGACCTGA
- a CDS encoding type VI secretion system tube protein Hcp, with protein sequence MAIYMKYASIGGSSTAQSHEEWITCGSIQWGGGRAIGTATGSSKNREASMVSISEVVITKAQDNASPELLKRSYVGTDGEDVTIHLTTTSNEGVNTIMELKLTNSLVSGFSVSSGGDRPTESVSINFTKIESTFHNQAVESTEAATPFTVTYDLATAVAT encoded by the coding sequence ATGGCGATCTACATGAAGTATGCGAGCATTGGCGGCAGTTCGACGGCGCAGTCCCACGAGGAGTGGATCACCTGCGGCTCGATCCAGTGGGGCGGCGGCCGCGCGATCGGCACGGCGACCGGTTCGAGCAAGAACCGCGAAGCCTCGATGGTCTCGATCAGCGAGGTGGTGATCACCAAGGCGCAGGACAACGCCTCCCCCGAGCTGCTGAAGCGGTCCTACGTCGGCACCGACGGCGAGGACGTCACCATCCACCTGACGACGACCAGCAACGAGGGCGTCAACACCATCATGGAGCTGAAGCTGACGAACTCGCTGGTGAGCGGCTTCTCGGTGAGCTCCGGCGGCGACCGTCCGACGGAGTCGGTGTCGATCAACTTCACCAAGATCGAGTCGACGTTCCACAACCAGGCGGTCGAGAGCACCGAAGCCGCCACGCCGTTCACCGTCACCTACGATCTCGCCACGGCGGTGGCCACCTGA
- a CDS encoding type VI secretion system tube protein Hcp, producing MPIYMNYDGVDGDVTAEGHAGWINLHSVQWGSSRGVTTSGEVGHRAKSAVQMREVVVTKDRDHASGKLWREHLVGDPKTVEIVWTTTSQGGELIYQKMKLTNVLVSSFASSGHADDKPVEQISFNFTEIEGTFYDMAQQGTKTSKPFVQSYNLSKG from the coding sequence ATGCCGATCTACATGAATTACGACGGCGTCGACGGCGACGTCACGGCCGAGGGCCATGCCGGTTGGATCAACCTGCACTCGGTGCAGTGGGGTTCCTCGCGCGGCGTCACGACGTCCGGAGAAGTCGGCCATCGCGCCAAGAGCGCGGTGCAGATGCGCGAGGTCGTGGTCACCAAGGACCGCGACCATGCGAGCGGCAAGCTGTGGCGCGAACACCTGGTGGGCGATCCCAAGACGGTCGAGATCGTCTGGACCACGACATCGCAGGGCGGCGAGCTGATCTACCAGAAGATGAAGCTCACCAACGTGCTGGTAAGCTCGTTCGCATCGTCCGGCCATGCCGACGACAAGCCGGTCGAGCAGATCTCGTTCAACTTCACCGAGATCGAGGGCACCTTCTACGACATGGCGCAGCAGGGCACGAAGACCAGCAAGCCGTTCGTGCAGTCCTACAACCTATCGAAGGGCTGA
- a CDS encoding type VI secretion system tube protein Hcp, whose translation MAIYMEYDGGGVAGDSTAESHTNWITLQSCQWGIGRGISTPVGSAENREASTCNVSEIVVTKMLDSASGPLWQELVKNTDGKDVTIDFTSTSGGADNTFMYIKLTNTLVSGMSFSSGGDRPSESLSLNFTKIETKYLEQAFTGTGATGGSVITYDLALSKAT comes from the coding sequence ATGGCTATTTATATGGAATACGATGGCGGCGGCGTCGCGGGCGACTCGACGGCGGAATCGCACACCAACTGGATCACGCTGCAATCCTGCCAGTGGGGCATCGGTCGCGGCATCTCCACCCCGGTGGGCAGCGCCGAGAATCGCGAAGCCTCGACCTGCAACGTGAGCGAGATCGTGGTGACCAAGATGCTGGACTCGGCCTCGGGCCCGCTCTGGCAGGAACTGGTCAAGAACACCGACGGCAAGGACGTCACGATCGACTTCACGTCGACCAGCGGCGGCGCCGACAACACCTTCATGTACATCAAGCTGACGAACACGCTGGTCAGCGGCATGTCCTTCTCTTCGGGCGGCGATCGCCCGAGCGAGTCGCTGTCGCTGAACTTCACCAAGATCGAGACCAAGTACCTCGAGCAGGCCTTCACCGGCACGGGCGCGACCGGCGGCAGCGTGATCACCTACGATCTCGCCCTGTCCAAGGCGACCTGA
- a CDS encoding type VI secretion system tube protein Hcp yields MAIYMKYASIGGSSTAQSHEEWITCESISWGGGRAIGTATGSSKNREASMVSISEVVITKAQDNASPELLKRSYVGTDGEDVTIHLTTTSNEGVNTIMELKLTNTLVSGFSVSSGGDRPSESVSMNFTKIESTFHNQAVESTEAATPFTVTYDLATAVAT; encoded by the coding sequence ATGGCGATCTACATGAAGTATGCGAGCATTGGCGGCAGTTCGACGGCGCAGTCCCACGAGGAGTGGATCACCTGCGAGTCGATCAGCTGGGGTGGTGGCCGCGCGATCGGCACGGCGACCGGTTCGAGCAAGAACCGCGAAGCCTCGATGGTCTCGATCAGCGAGGTGGTGATCACCAAGGCGCAGGACAACGCCTCCCCCGAGCTGCTGAAGCGGTCCTATGTCGGCACCGACGGCGAGGACGTCACCATCCACCTGACGACGACCAGCAACGAGGGCGTCAACACCATCATGGAGCTGAAGCTGACCAACACGCTGGTGAGCGGCTTCTCGGTGAGCTCCGGCGGCGACCGTCCGTCGGAGTCGGTGTCGATGAACTTCACCAAGATCGAGTCGACGTTCCACAACCAGGCGGTCGAGAGCACCGAAGCCGCCACGCCGTTCACCGTCACCTACGATCTCGCCACGGCGGTGGCCACCTGA
- the tssH gene encoding type VI secretion system ATPase TssH, giving the protein MAVDLKSLVSKLNDPCRKALEAAAGLTMSRTNYNVEIEHWLLKILDVPDNDIAKIMGKYEADVGRLSADLNRAIDRFKTGNGRPPALAPQIVKLASEAYLFASVNKSSPQVRSGHILVAMLTDETMAIAARNASSQFSKIPVEALARDFDAATEGSSEAKAAEVAQDVQSGAGTPGGPRPTGAKTGALDLYTTDLTARAKAGKLDPVLGRDNEIRQCIDILLRRRQNNPILTGEAGVGKTSVVDGLALKIAEGDVPEKLKNCAIRVLDLGLLQAGAGMKGEFENRLNSVLQDVKASPQPIIMFIDEAHMMIGAGGQAGQGDAANLLKPALARGELRTIAATTWAEYKKYFERDPALTRRFQVVKVEEPDEKSGIDMLRGIANVMEKHHQVRVLDEAVQEAVRLSNRYIAGRQLPDKAISVLDTACARVAMGLASTPPAVEDLRRRIGLLDNLINIQKREQQAGTDHQEEITEGEELLAKLKEELVAMEERWKQEKVLVDEVTKLRAELEGETNEAERPAKKASLDEKWEALKRLQGETPLVLPLVDAQAAAAIVGDWTGIPVGRMLGDQIRTVLNLKDKMAERVIGQDHALEIIAKGMRTARARMQDPRKPLGVFMLAGTSGTGKTETALTLAEEMYGGDQALTIINMSEFKEEHKVSMLVGSPPGYVGYGEGGVLTEAVRRHPYSVVLLDEVEKAHPGVQDVFYQVFDKGMLRDGEGRDIDFKNTVIILTSNAGTELISKLCADPDTRPNPEALASSLHPELLKTFKPAFIGRITVVPYYPLDDSTIKKIVRLQLGRVVKRVAENYKATMVYDEAMVDAIAARCTEVESGARNIEQIIQRTMLPELSGHFLSALADGQVINKVHVGVDKDGKFEYKIE; this is encoded by the coding sequence ATGGCCGTTGATCTCAAATCGCTTGTCTCCAAGCTCAATGATCCCTGCCGCAAAGCCCTCGAAGCGGCCGCCGGTCTGACGATGTCGAGGACCAATTACAATGTCGAGATCGAGCACTGGTTGCTGAAGATTCTCGACGTTCCTGACAACGACATCGCCAAGATCATGGGCAAGTACGAGGCCGATGTCGGTCGATTGAGCGCTGATCTCAATCGCGCCATCGACCGATTCAAGACAGGCAACGGACGACCGCCGGCGCTCGCACCGCAGATCGTCAAGCTCGCCAGCGAGGCCTACCTCTTCGCCTCGGTCAACAAGTCCTCTCCCCAGGTGCGTTCGGGCCACATTCTCGTGGCGATGCTGACCGACGAGACCATGGCGATCGCCGCGCGCAACGCGTCGAGCCAGTTCTCGAAGATTCCCGTCGAGGCGCTGGCCCGCGACTTCGACGCCGCGACGGAAGGCTCGTCGGAGGCCAAGGCGGCCGAGGTGGCGCAGGACGTGCAGTCCGGCGCCGGCACGCCGGGCGGGCCGCGACCGACCGGTGCCAAGACCGGCGCGCTCGACCTCTACACCACCGATCTGACGGCGCGCGCCAAGGCCGGCAAGCTCGATCCGGTGCTGGGCCGCGACAACGAGATCCGGCAGTGCATCGACATCCTGCTGCGCCGCCGCCAGAACAACCCGATCCTCACCGGCGAGGCCGGCGTCGGCAAGACCTCGGTGGTCGACGGCCTGGCGCTGAAGATCGCCGAGGGCGACGTGCCGGAGAAGCTGAAGAACTGCGCCATCCGCGTGCTCGATCTCGGCCTGCTGCAGGCCGGCGCCGGCATGAAGGGCGAGTTCGAGAACCGGCTGAACAGCGTGCTGCAGGACGTCAAGGCCTCGCCGCAGCCCATCATCATGTTCATCGACGAAGCCCACATGATGATCGGCGCCGGTGGCCAGGCCGGCCAGGGCGACGCCGCGAACCTGCTGAAGCCGGCGCTGGCGCGCGGCGAGCTGCGCACGATCGCGGCCACGACCTGGGCCGAGTACAAGAAGTACTTCGAGCGCGACCCGGCGCTGACCCGGCGCTTCCAGGTGGTCAAGGTCGAGGAGCCGGACGAGAAGTCGGGCATCGACATGCTGCGCGGCATCGCCAACGTCATGGAGAAGCACCATCAGGTGCGCGTGCTCGACGAGGCCGTGCAGGAGGCGGTGCGGCTGAGCAACCGCTACATCGCCGGCCGGCAATTGCCCGACAAGGCGATCAGCGTGCTCGACACTGCCTGCGCGCGCGTCGCCATGGGTCTCGCCTCGACGCCGCCGGCGGTCGAGGATCTGCGCCGCCGCATCGGCCTGCTCGACAACCTGATCAACATCCAGAAGCGCGAGCAGCAGGCGGGCACCGACCACCAGGAGGAGATCACCGAGGGCGAGGAGTTGCTGGCCAAGCTCAAGGAAGAGCTGGTGGCGATGGAAGAGCGCTGGAAGCAGGAGAAGGTCCTCGTCGACGAGGTCACCAAGCTGCGCGCCGAGCTCGAGGGCGAAACCAACGAGGCCGAACGTCCGGCCAAGAAGGCGTCGCTCGACGAGAAGTGGGAAGCGCTCAAGAGGCTGCAGGGCGAGACGCCGCTGGTGCTGCCGCTGGTCGACGCCCAGGCGGCGGCGGCCATCGTCGGCGACTGGACCGGCATTCCGGTCGGCCGCATGCTGGGCGACCAGATCCGCACCGTGCTGAACCTGAAGGACAAGATGGCCGAGCGGGTCATCGGCCAGGATCACGCGCTGGAGATCATCGCCAAGGGCATGCGCACGGCGCGCGCACGCATGCAGGATCCGCGCAAGCCGCTGGGCGTGTTCATGCTCGCCGGCACGTCGGGCACCGGCAAGACCGAAACCGCGCTGACGCTGGCCGAGGAAATGTACGGCGGCGACCAGGCGCTGACGATCATCAACATGTCGGAGTTCAAGGAGGAGCACAAAGTCTCGATGCTCGTTGGCTCGCCGCCGGGCTATGTCGGCTACGGCGAAGGTGGCGTGCTCACCGAGGCCGTGCGGCGCCACCCCTATTCGGTGGTGCTGCTCGACGAGGTCGAGAAGGCCCACCCGGGCGTCCAGGACGTGTTCTACCAGGTGTTCGACAAGGGCATGCTGCGCGACGGCGAAGGCCGCGACATTGACTTCAAGAATACTGTCATCATCCTGACGTCGAACGCCGGCACCGAGCTGATCTCCAAGCTCTGCGCCGATCCGGATACCAGGCCGAACCCCGAGGCGCTGGCCAGCTCGCTGCATCCGGAGCTGCTGAAGACCTTCAAGCCGGCCTTCATCGGCCGCATCACGGTCGTGCCCTACTACCCGCTCGACGACTCGACGATCAAGAAGATCGTCCGGCTGCAGCTCGGTCGGGTGGTCAAGCGGGTGGCGGAAAACTACAAAGCGACAATGGTTTACGACGAGGCGATGGTCGACGCCATCGCCGCGCGTTGCACCGAGGTCGAGTCCGGCGCACGCAATATCGAGCAGATCATCCAGCGCACCATGCTTCCGGAGTTGTCCGGCCACTTCCTTTCGGCCCTCGCCGACGGCCAAGTTATCAACAAAGTGCATGTGGGGGTGGACAAGGACGGGAAGTTCGAGTACAAGATTGAGTAA
- a CDS encoding DUF423 domain-containing protein produces the protein MNRNVHGVEGVFNRKSISVALILAGALGATAVALGAWAAHGLETSHGRRAAELVDTAVRYQLVHAVAVCAAVALARLVDRNAAAARSMVVAAWLFVVGTALFCGSLHLLAFGAPRGLGVVAPFGGLALVGGWLVVALGGWQAGRSAD, from the coding sequence ATGAACAGAAACGTTCACGGAGTCGAGGGGGTGTTCAATCGGAAATCGATTTCGGTGGCATTGATCCTGGCCGGCGCGCTCGGCGCCACCGCCGTCGCGCTCGGCGCCTGGGCGGCACATGGACTGGAGACCAGCCATGGCCGACGCGCGGCCGAGCTGGTCGATACCGCCGTGCGCTATCAGCTGGTGCATGCCGTCGCTGTGTGCGCCGCGGTAGCGCTGGCCCGTCTGGTCGACCGCAATGCGGCGGCGGCACGCTCGATGGTCGTGGCGGCCTGGCTATTTGTCGTCGGAACTGCGCTTTTCTGCGGCTCCCTGCATCTGCTGGCGTTCGGCGCGCCGCGCGGGCTGGGCGTGGTGGCGCCGTTTGGCGGCCTTGCCCTGGTCGGCGGCTGGCTGGTCGTGGCGCTGGGCGGCTGGCAGGCCGGGCGATCCGCCGATTGA